Genomic window (Acidobacteriota bacterium):
GTCGGCGCAGATCACCGTGTAGAGGCGACCGCGATCCGAGACGATCGCCTCGCCGACGATTCCGAATCGAAGCTGCTCCACCGCTGCGCGAACCCTGGCGTGATGGGACTGGGGCTGGAGGACAAGTCGCCGGACCCCCTCGAGGTGCGAAGACCCACGTTGGAGCAACTCCGTCATGGTCTGTCCCCCCAGGCCGCAGACCGTGACGACGTCGACTCGATCCTCGGCCCGGATCGGTGCCAGGCCATCTCCGACCCGAACGACCAGCCGGTCGTTCGATCCACCTCCCGTTCGATGAATCTTCGCGGCTCGGTCGGCGTTCAGCTCCGTCGCCAGGCAAAATTCCACGTTCTCCGCGGCGATCAGCGCCGCAGGAAGGAGCCCGTGGTCGCTGCCGATGTCGGCCAGGCGGCTTCCTGGGGGAATCCAGGTCACCACGGCCGCGAGGCGGGGCGGCAGGGTGCGGGATGAAGGACGTGCCACGGAGGACCTCGACGGGGCTTGCCAATGGACCCCGCGATTCTATAATGCCTCGTCCTTCAACGGGTTGACGAGCCATGAACATCTCTATCACCGATCGATTCCGGGTCGAGGATGCCGCCGAGCTGTATGGATTGGACGGCTGGGGGCGGCGCTATTTTGCGATCTCACCCGAGGGTCGGCTCCAGTTTCAGCCCGAGGGCCAACCGGACAGGCAGATCGATGTCTGTACCGTGGTCGAGACCCTGCGTGAGCGCGGATTCAGCGCACCGGTGTTACTTCGGTTTCCGCAGGCGCTAGGAACCCAGGTTGACACGTTGGCCGGTGCGTTTGCGGCGGCGATCAACGAGTACAACTACTGCTCGACCTATCGCCCGGTCTTTCCGATCAAGGTCAATCATCAACGCTCGGTCGTTGAGGGTTTGCTGAGATTCGGTCAGCGTCACTCCCTCGGCCTCGAGGTGGGCAGCCGTTCGGAATTGATGTTGGCGGCCGCACTCGATACGCCGAAGGACTCCCTGATCATCTGCAATGGTTTCAAGGACGCCGAGTACCTTGCAACGGCGAGCATCGCCAGCCGTCTCGGCAAGCGCGTCATCGTCGTCATCGAGAAACCTTTCGAGCTCGAACCGCTGCTTGCACTGGCCCGTGACGGTAAGCCGATTCCTCAGCTGGGTTTTCGGCTCAGGTTGCAGGCGCGCGGTTCCGGCATGTGGGAGAAGTCCGGCGGCTTTGCGTCCAAATTCGGATTGACGACCGCCGAGTTGGTCGACTGTCTCGGGCAGTTGA
Coding sequences:
- a CDS encoding class I SAM-dependent methyltransferase encodes the protein MARPSSRTLPPRLAAVVTWIPPGSRLADIGSDHGLLPAALIAAENVEFCLATELNADRAAKIHRTGGGSNDRLVVRVGDGLAPIRAEDRVDVVTVCGLGGQTMTELLQRGSSHLEGVRRLVLQPQSHHARVRAAVEQLRFGIVGEAIVSDRGRLYTVICADSDGPRLAESHDLAVARGLVVDDLLHVGPQLLRAGCPLLSAYWRWQETRLARLAADRSVSSVREDLARARRILEAIGYTAGASSSGPSRNPETSQR